A region of the Bacteroidales bacterium genome:
GAAAACAATAAATTTCAACACAATCGTAGGGTTTTTCTTATTTAACCTTTTTTTTGTATCAGAAAGGGATTTAACGTTTTGTAATACAAGATCAAAATCTCCTCCTATTCGATACATACTATATGTTTCTTTTGTTGTACCATCTAATGATATATAAATTGAATCAAATCCTGAAAGAATTATTTTTTCAAATGTTTCATCTGTGATTTTAGAACAAAAATTTGTTGGAAAACTTGTAGCAATACCTTTTTTGTGAATATATTCAATTATTAAAGGTAGCTCATTATTAGAAAATGCTTCACCTTGTAATGTTAAAGCTGCAAATATTAACGTTTTGTGAAAAGGTTCTATTAATTTTTTAACATCCGCTAAACTTAATGAATAATTAACATTTTCATTAAGTTCATTACCCTCCTTGCTGTGAGAACAAGTTGGACATTTTAAATTGCAAATGCGACTTGTTTCAATCTTAATAAAAGTTGGACTGGAAATTAACTTCTCTCTTCTCATTAAAAACTCAATATAAGATAACATTAAATTAGTAAGTTTGAGTAAAGAAATATATGGGAGGAAAATTCTAAAATGTTTAGTTATAAGATTCTTCTTTTTATACAGTAGTACTATTTTTTTCATTTGTACAAATTTTTTAGTTTATTAAACACAAGCATTGCGTTTTGTTTTGATCATTTTCAACTGTGTACAATATCGTTCTTTGATACTCCAGATAAGGTGAAGTTTAGTGAAGCGAAAATTCACCTAGCGGGATTACCTGTTTAATCACTACATAGATTCGCTTTGGTAACCGAGAGTTCTTTTCGAGTTTGCTGAAAGCAATCTATGCCGAGTGGAGGTTCTAGGGGATGCTATTCATTTTCATCATTTGCATTGCCTTCTTCTACTGCATCCACATATGCATCTTCAAATGCATCCTGAGAATCTTGATGTTCAGTTTCTTCATTGTAGAATTCTTGAAATTCTTCTTCTGTGGGAGTTGCCATAATCTTTTTGTTTTATGTCCGCTCCTTATTCGGACATTGGTTTGTGATTATTGGATAAATATTTTTTTCTCAGCTGAACAGAGGGATAATTTATAGTCCAAAAAAGGAAGCAATATCCTTCCCCCATGCTGTCCATATTTCGGCTAAACCTCCAGTCGCTGAAAGAGTTTCACTAATAGATTTTAAGATTGCTTTAATAGTTGACTTGTTAGACCTTCTATCTTCCTTTAAAGTCGCTTGTTTTGATATTTCTTCTAACTGTTCAATAATCTCGTGTTTTATTTCTTCTTTTAACGAGGAGCAATTAATAACAGCATTTGTTAATTCTTCCAAACTTTTTGCTATTTCTTTATCCCCTTTTTTATTAAGAGAATTCACATTTGCTGTTATTTTTTTCGTTTTTTCAATAGTTCCAGTATTAAGCAATCCGATTTGACTATTATCAATTCGAATATTTGTTACTTTTTTAGGGATATGAGAGCTTAAATGTTTTTGTAATTCTGCCATTTCCATTTGTTTTAAATATTTAGATACTAATCTTCTTTCTATTTCAATATTTAGATTTGGTAAATTTTCATCTGTTATGCCTAATGCAACATCTTTATGAAGATTTGAATGCCCTGCTCTTATTTCTTTGTGATATGGATTGTCAGACCTCATTGGATATGGTATTAAAGGCTTTGTTGTTAATCTAATCAATAACAATTGACAAACAGTTATGTATGGATATATTATAATTGGAATATTATTGTTATTGATAATTTGTAAAGGCATGGCACCTTCAAATTCTGGATTTATAAACCCACCGGTAGCATGAATGGACAATCCAAGCCGTGCAAATCTACTTCTACCTTCTATCATTCCAGAACAATCACTGGGAATTCTCAATTGTTCATAAATTTGTCCGAAAAGAATTTCATGTGGTTGCAAAGTAATTTTCTCACCATCTGCAACCTCAAATACATAAATGTATTCTTGAATATTCCCTAAATACTTTAAGTCAAAATCATTAATATCTTCTCGGAATTTGAAGAATTTATTATCTAATCTTAAATCAATTGAACAGGGTTGAACTTGCTTAATACTATCAAAAGGATATTTTGGATTTGTTCCGACAGCAACAAATTCACCGCTTTCTAAATATTTATGTATGTCCTTGTCGGATAATCGCATTTTTTAATCCTCTTTTATAAATTGGAATCTAGGGAATGTTTCACCGTCTTTTGTCACATTCTCAAGAAACATTTTTTCTGGTCTTAACCAAATATCATTTTCATCCTCAGTGTTGATATAGACAACAAATTCTTCAAGGCTTTCAGAATGTCTGCCTATTCCAATAACTTTATAGGTATGTCCCTTAAAGTGTTTGTAAATACCTTTTTTTACTTTCATGTTGTTTCTGTTTTGTAGTTTGTATTATTTGTGCATAACTTGTTTATATATACAATAAAACCCCACAGCCCCCAACCCATTAAAAGGTTGGGAACTCTTGGGTGTAATGCCCCCTATCGCAAAATGCGATAGCTTATTAGGTTGTGGGTTCGGGTTTAATATCATTTGCTTTCTTTCAATTTCCATAGTTTACTCTGTATATTGTTCCTCTTTTACTATTAAACTTATATTTTGTTTACTTTTTATTTGATGTTTAGAAACATGTTTTGTGTAAAGTTTGGATTGTTTTGGCTAACAGGATAGGTGAAAGAAAAACGATTCCTCAACTGTGTTGGAGTTTTAGATTTTAGGCATAATCTGATGCAATAGAAAGGGATTGTGTTGCTGTTTTTCTGTGATGCTGTGGGGTCGTTGGTTTGTTGAGGTAATCTTCAAATCTTCAAATCTTCAAATTTTCAAATTTTCAAATTCTCCAATCTTCAAATTCCCCAATTTTCAAATTATTAAACATCTTCCAACTCCCGTCTTCGGTCTTCGATCTTCGGTCTCCCATCTTCCAACCCCCGACTTAATTCCGATTCACTTCTGTTTCATTCTAATTATCTTCCGAATAACTTCTTTATTCTTCTCATTAATTTCTTACTTTTGTCAGCTATGTTTTTAAAATAATAATTGAGTCAATTTATATGGAAATTCCTGCAAAGTATAACCCTGCCGAGGTTGAAGATAAGTGGTATAAGTATTGGATGGAGAATAAGTTTTTCCGTTCAGTTCCCGATGAGCGCGAACCTTACTGTATTGTAATCCCCCCGCCAAACGTAACAGGCGTGCTACATATGGGGCACATGCTTAACAATACCATTCAGGATGTGCTTATCCGCAGGGCTAGGATGACAGGGAAAAATGCGTGCTGGATTCCTGGAACAGATCATGCATCGATTGCAACCGAGGCAAAGGTTGTTTCGAAGCTAAAAGCTGAGGGAATTGATAAGAATTCCCTTACCCGCGATGAGTTTCTTAAACATGCCTGGGAATGGAAGGAGAAGCATGGTGGAATTATCCTTGAGCAGCTAAAGAAATTGGGTGCATCGTGCGATTGGGAACGCACCAGCTTTACAATGGATGAGAGCTTATCGGCTAGCGTTATAAAGGTTTTTGTTGATCTTCATAATAAGGGTTTGATTTACCGTGGTGTTCGTATGGTAAACTGGGATCCACAGGCTAAAACTGCTGTTAGCGATGAGGAGGTAATCTACCGTGAGGTTAATAGTAAGCTATACTACCTAAAATATTTTATTGATGGTGAGGATGGTTTCGTAACTATTGCTACCACTCGCCCTGAGACAATTCTTGGCGATACTGCCGTTTGCGTTAATCCTAACGATCCACGCTATACCCATTTGAAGGGGAAAAAGGTTATTGTACCACTTATCAAGCGGAGCGTTCCTATTATTTACGATGAGTACGTTGATATGGAGTTTGGTACAGGGGCATTAAAAGTGACTCCTGCACACGATATCAACGACTATATGCTGGGTGATAAGCACAATCTGGAAACTGTTGATATTTTCAATGATGATGGCACTATGAGCGCAGCCGCTCAGCTATACATCGGTAAGGATAGATTTGAGGTACGCAAGATTATTGTAAGGGATTTAGAATCTGCTGGTAACCTTGCAAAGGTTGATGATTACCAGAATAAAGTTGGATACTCCGAAAGGACTGATGCGGTTATTGAGCCAAAGCTCTCAATGCAATGGTTTTTGAAGATGCAGGATCTCTCTAAACCTGCATTGGATGCAGTAATGAATGGTGATGTTCAGATATATCCCGCCAAATTCGTGAATACATACCGCCATTGGATGGAGAATGTTAAGGATTGGTGTCTATCGCGCCAGCTATGGTGGGGACATCGGATTCCTGCATACTACCTGCCCGAAGGTGGATACGTTGTTGCCGAAACCGCCGAGGAGGCTCTTGAACTTGCAAAGAAGAAAACGGGGAATCAATCGCTTAAACTATCCGATTTAAGGCAGGAGGGCGATGTTCTCGATACTTGGTTCAGCTCTTGGTTATGGCCAATTTCCGTTTTTGATGGTATTCGTTACCCCGAAAACGCTGATATCAAATACTACTACCCAACAAATGATCTTATCACTGCTCCCGAAATTCTTTTCTTCTGGGTTGCCAGAATGATAATTGCTGGGTACGAATATCAAAATG
Encoded here:
- a CDS encoding valine--tRNA ligase; amino-acid sequence: MEIPAKYNPAEVEDKWYKYWMENKFFRSVPDEREPYCIVIPPPNVTGVLHMGHMLNNTIQDVLIRRARMTGKNACWIPGTDHASIATEAKVVSKLKAEGIDKNSLTRDEFLKHAWEWKEKHGGIILEQLKKLGASCDWERTSFTMDESLSASVIKVFVDLHNKGLIYRGVRMVNWDPQAKTAVSDEEVIYREVNSKLYYLKYFIDGEDGFVTIATTRPETILGDTAVCVNPNDPRYTHLKGKKVIVPLIKRSVPIIYDEYVDMEFGTGALKVTPAHDINDYMLGDKHNLETVDIFNDDGTMSAAAQLYIGKDRFEVRKIIVRDLESAGNLAKVDDYQNKVGYSERTDAVIEPKLSMQWFLKMQDLSKPALDAVMNGDVQIYPAKFVNTYRHWMENVKDWCLSRQLWWGHRIPAYYLPEGGYVVAETAEEALELAKKKTGNQSLKLSDLRQEGDVLDTWFSSWLWPISVFDGIRYPENADIKYYYPTNDLITAPEILFFWVARMIIAGYEYQNEKPFKNVYLTGIVRDSQKRKMSKQLGNSPDPLDLIAKYGADGVRIGMLLCSPAGNDLMFEESLPEQGRNFSNKIWNAYRLVKGWEVDDKISQPISSKASIEWFNNILNKEIVQLDDHFNKYRISEALMVVYKLFWDEFSSWLLEMVKPAYQQPIDAKTYSELVDIFEKMLALLHPFMPFITEELWQYLKERKQGDSLMISQMPNAESFDSGLLERFELMKEVIAGVRTVRQEKNIPNKQSLKLFIKVTDQFGDEVESIISKLAGLEGLTYTNEKVEGAASFMVKSAEFYIPLEGLVDAEEEIEKLKAELEYTKGFLQSVMKKLSNERFVNSAPAQVVEIEKNKQADAESKIKVIEERLALLSK
- a CDS encoding DUF1653 domain-containing protein, which produces MKVKKGIYKHFKGHTYKVIGIGRHSESLEEFVVYINTEDENDIWLRPEKMFLENVTKDGETFPRFQFIKED
- a CDS encoding radical SAM protein; the protein is MKKIVLLYKKKNLITKHFRIFLPYISLLKLTNLMLSYIEFLMRREKLISSPTFIKIETSRICNLKCPTCSHSKEGNELNENVNYSLSLADVKKLIEPFHKTLIFAALTLQGEAFSNNELPLIIEYIHKKGIATSFPTNFCSKITDETFEKIILSGFDSIYISLDGTTKETYSMYRIGGDFDLVLQNVKSLSDTKKRLNKKNPTIVLKFIVFPHNEHEIDYVTNNYSQLGFDSYYLVHDAYGNIDSYIQKRKAYKQEKIRKKKACLYLWTTIIVNWMGIVHPCTNQEHNLGNGLNENLKSIWNNENYRYLRRGFRKKNFEENMDKFCHKCIRI
- the dcd gene encoding dCTP deaminase; the encoded protein is MRLSDKDIHKYLESGEFVAVGTNPKYPFDSIKQVQPCSIDLRLDNKFFKFREDINDFDLKYLGNIQEYIYVFEVADGEKITLQPHEILFGQIYEQLRIPSDCSGMIEGRSRFARLGLSIHATGGFINPEFEGAMPLQIINNNNIPIIIYPYITVCQLLLIRLTTKPLIPYPMRSDNPYHKEIRAGHSNLHKDVALGITDENLPNLNIEIERRLVSKYLKQMEMAELQKHLSSHIPKKVTNIRIDNSQIGLLNTGTIEKTKKITANVNSLNKKGDKEIAKSLEELTNAVINCSSLKEEIKHEIIEQLEEISKQATLKEDRRSNKSTIKAILKSISETLSATGGLAEIWTAWGKDIASFFGL